Proteins encoded in a region of the Pseudomonas denitrificans (nom. rej.) genome:
- a CDS encoding DUF2388 domain-containing protein: MRTLLFLLPLLTCSLPAWAFDQTTQFPVATSYATSQVTSAPFDNKLLRGARDDAAQFVATDGALRGARLEAALHWLRQRHPELAANDRELAEAILAK, from the coding sequence GTACCCTGCTGTTCCTGCTGCCGCTGCTGACCTGCTCGCTGCCCGCCTGGGCATTCGACCAGACCACCCAGTTTCCGGTCGCGACCAGCTACGCCACCAGCCAGGTCACCAGCGCGCCCTTCGACAACAAACTGCTGCGCGGCGCCCGCGACGACGCGGCGCAGTTCGTTGCCACCGATGGAGCCCTGCGCGGTGCCCGCCTGGAGGCTGCGCTGCACTGGCTGCGTCAGCGGCATCCGGAGCTGGCGGCGAACGATCGGGAACTGGCCGAAGCAATTCTTGCCAAATAA
- a CDS encoding DUF2388 domain-containing protein yields MRLSSLSKSPLILGLLLAACASTAQAQSVVRVFNITTNAFARSIDFTSDTTTSVRDMKVVREARDDAASYVGSDGAIRGAQLEAAFKVLREQVPQAREASDQDLAEAILAL; encoded by the coding sequence ATGCGCCTCAGCTCGCTTTCCAAGAGCCCCCTGATCCTCGGCCTCCTGCTTGCCGCCTGCGCCTCCACCGCCCAGGCCCAATCGGTAGTCCGCGTGTTCAACATCACCACCAACGCCTTCGCCCGCAGCATCGACTTCACCTCGGACACCACCACCTCCGTGCGTGACATGAAAGTCGTCCGCGAAGCCCGTGACGATGCCGCCAGCTACGTTGGCAGCGACGGCGCGATCCGTGGTGCGCAACTGGAAGCCGCGTTCAAGGTACTGCGCGAGCAGGTGCCGCAGGCTCGCGAAGCCTCCGACCAGGACCTGGCCGAAGCCATCCTCGCTCTGTGA
- a CDS encoding DUF4105 domain-containing protein → MRLRAGRWLAALALIVAASSHASLRLELEADGLNAAQRQASQHLLDEALHTLPDSFVQRLDRSVEVQWRDDLPSNGMGRTLRPGAIALNTRYLGPLTDGSAATEQTGRTHGTLRRELLATLLHELTHLYDRARLWDTDEGRVIRRCTMRDKSLGRVGAPDDCRGQTGRRFSLSDDPRLLDLAGWPQYAGKHGEREQHNRFLLRSPDRYELTNPREYVAVNMEYFLLDRSFACRRPALYRYYAERFGERPHDECSTQYAYLNAGRDFGRQPLGYLDPERVYEVDYLIAEANNEIASRWGHTMLRLVVCAPGRPRGPACRLDLDQHLVLSYRAFVGDLQLSSWDGLTGAYPSRLFVLPLSQVIEEYTKVELRSLASIPLKLSRDEVASLVERSAQSHWSYDGNYYFLSNNCAVETLKLLRSGIQRQSLQSMDSITPYGVLGLLENKGIADASVLDNPKEALRLGYRFDSFRDRYQAMFDVLKQRMNVPQDKVEDWLALPAVERRPWFDKADLRSSAALLLLEQASLRRQLLLAQDELKRLYLSNPDAMKSKPDLAAAGRTLQQILDDSGFLSRPAELLDGGYGLPQAPETATLEKQTQQRQQRLRQLSDNLDREVRALLTPERRDELAALEANTKQIGAHLRELHKASGGLELP, encoded by the coding sequence GTGAGACTCCGGGCTGGCCGCTGGCTGGCGGCCCTGGCACTGATAGTCGCCGCCAGCAGCCACGCCTCGCTCCGCCTGGAGCTGGAAGCCGACGGCCTGAACGCCGCCCAGCGCCAGGCCAGCCAGCATCTGCTGGACGAAGCCCTGCACACCCTGCCGGACAGCTTCGTGCAGCGCCTGGACCGCAGCGTCGAAGTGCAATGGCGCGACGACCTGCCCAGCAATGGCATGGGCCGCACCCTGCGCCCCGGCGCCATCGCCCTCAATACCCGCTATCTCGGCCCGCTCACCGACGGCAGCGCCGCCACCGAGCAGACCGGCCGCACCCACGGCACCCTGCGCCGCGAACTGCTGGCGACCCTGCTCCATGAGCTGACCCACCTCTACGACCGCGCGCGCCTCTGGGATACCGACGAAGGCCGGGTGATCCGTCGCTGCACGATGCGCGACAAGAGCCTGGGTCGCGTCGGCGCACCAGACGATTGCCGTGGCCAGACCGGCCGCCGCTTCAGCCTCTCGGACGACCCGCGCCTGCTCGACCTCGCCGGCTGGCCGCAATACGCCGGCAAACATGGCGAGCGCGAACAGCACAACCGTTTCCTGCTGCGCAGCCCGGACCGCTACGAGCTGACCAACCCGCGCGAGTATGTCGCGGTGAACATGGAGTACTTCCTCCTCGACCGCAGCTTCGCCTGCCGCCGACCGGCGCTGTACCGCTACTACGCGGAACGCTTCGGCGAGCGTCCGCACGACGAATGCTCGACGCAGTACGCCTACCTCAACGCCGGCCGCGACTTCGGCCGCCAGCCGTTGGGGTATCTCGACCCGGAGCGTGTCTACGAGGTCGACTACCTGATCGCCGAGGCCAACAACGAGATCGCCAGCCGCTGGGGCCACACCATGCTGCGCCTGGTGGTCTGCGCACCGGGGCGCCCGCGCGGCCCGGCCTGCCGCCTGGACCTCGACCAGCACCTGGTGCTGTCCTACCGCGCCTTCGTCGGCGATCTGCAGCTCTCCAGCTGGGACGGCCTGACCGGCGCCTACCCCTCGCGCCTGTTCGTGCTGCCGCTGTCCCAGGTGATCGAGGAATACACCAAGGTCGAGCTGCGCAGCCTCGCCTCGATTCCGCTCAAGCTCAGCCGCGACGAGGTCGCCAGCCTGGTGGAGCGCTCGGCGCAGAGCCACTGGAGCTACGACGGCAACTACTACTTCCTGTCCAACAACTGCGCGGTGGAGACGCTCAAGCTGCTACGCAGCGGCATCCAGCGCCAGAGCCTGCAGAGCATGGACAGCATCACGCCCTATGGCGTGCTCGGCCTGCTGGAGAACAAGGGCATCGCCGACGCCAGCGTGCTGGACAACCCCAAGGAAGCGCTGCGCCTGGGCTATCGCTTCGACTCCTTCCGCGACCGCTACCAGGCCATGTTCGATGTGCTGAAGCAGCGCATGAACGTCCCGCAGGACAAGGTCGAGGACTGGCTCGCCCTGCCCGCCGTCGAGCGCCGCCCGTGGTTCGACAAGGCCGACCTGCGCTCGAGCGCCGCCCTGCTGCTGCTCGAACAGGCCTCGCTGCGCCGCCAACTGCTGTTGGCCCAGGACGAACTCAAGCGCCTGTACCTGAGCAACCCGGACGCCATGAAGAGCAAGCCGGACCTCGCCGCGGCCGGCAGGACCTTGCAGCAGATCCTCGACGACAGCGGCTTCCTCAGTCGCCCGGCCGAGCTGCTCGACGGCGGCTACGGCCTGCCCCAGGCGCCGGAGACGGCAACCCTGGAGAAACAGACGCAGCAGCGCCAGCAGCGCCTGCGCCAGCTCAGCGACAACCTCGACCGTGAAGTCCGCGCCCTGCTGACACCGGAACGCCGCGACGAACTGGCCGCGCTGGAAGCCAATACCAAGCAGATCGGCGCGCACCTGCGCGAGCTGCACAAGGCGTCGGGCGGACTGGAGCTGCCCTGA
- a CDS encoding GFA family protein, translated as MKAVHAGGCHCGQLRYECDAELKDVAHCHCSICRRTTGGIVTTWATVPLGSFRWTLGTPAEYRSSASCIRYFCSRCGAQLALFTDQAPETLDLTTATLDEVATVLPDRHIWVKSRLPWIHLDEQLEEEWEEKL; from the coding sequence ATGAAGGCTGTACATGCCGGCGGCTGCCACTGCGGCCAGCTGCGCTACGAGTGCGACGCCGAACTGAAGGACGTCGCCCATTGCCATTGCTCGATCTGCCGGCGCACCACCGGCGGTATCGTCACCACCTGGGCCACGGTGCCACTAGGCAGCTTCCGCTGGACCCTCGGGACGCCGGCCGAGTATCGCTCCTCGGCGTCCTGCATCCGCTACTTCTGCAGTCGCTGCGGCGCGCAGCTGGCGCTGTTCACCGACCAGGCACCGGAGACCCTCGACCTCACGACGGCGACGCTGGACGAGGTGGCGACGGTGCTGCCGGACCGGCATATCTGGGTGAAGAGCCGGCTGCCCTGGATACACCTGGACGAGCAGTTGGAAGAGGAGTGGGAAGAGAAGCTTTAA
- a CDS encoding phytanoyl-CoA dioxygenase family protein encodes MSGVQALREEGFVLLHGLLDAEQVAEVRTLIDDLRPLHWDYEGLVDHYKCVFNRSPSWLPFLDPPGLIELAEAALGADCHVIGQTAWRCHPGFIGAEMHQDYLPVALPGADLELPMFICTAQVYLDDIDDALCPTWVIPGSHRAGRAPAPDEREWAGRTAEPVLCRAGDCLLFRSDLWHAGSRNLSERTRYLLQVHYGSRMVAQKFSPYLDWTFNPEVLAACTARQRRLLGDHEEAEYD; translated from the coding sequence GTGAGCGGCGTGCAGGCATTGCGCGAGGAAGGTTTCGTCCTGCTGCACGGCCTGCTGGATGCCGAACAGGTGGCCGAAGTGCGTACGCTGATCGACGACCTACGCCCGCTGCACTGGGACTACGAAGGGCTGGTGGATCATTACAAGTGCGTGTTCAACCGCTCGCCGAGCTGGCTGCCCTTTCTCGATCCACCGGGGTTGATCGAGCTGGCGGAAGCCGCCCTGGGCGCGGACTGCCATGTGATCGGCCAGACCGCCTGGCGCTGCCATCCCGGCTTCATCGGCGCGGAAATGCACCAGGACTACCTGCCTGTCGCGCTGCCGGGAGCGGACCTGGAACTGCCAATGTTCATCTGCACGGCGCAGGTCTATCTCGATGACATCGATGATGCGCTGTGCCCCACCTGGGTGATCCCCGGCAGCCATCGCGCCGGCCGCGCGCCGGCACCGGACGAGCGCGAATGGGCGGGCAGGACGGCCGAGCCGGTGCTCTGCCGCGCGGGCGATTGCCTGCTGTTTCGCAGCGACTTGTGGCACGCCGGCAGCCGCAACCTGAGCGAGCGCACGCGCTACCTGCTGCAGGTGCACTATGGGAGCCGGATGGTCGCGCAGAAGTTCTCGCCCTACCTGGACTGGACCTTCAACCCCGAGGTGCTCGCCGCCTGCACGGCGCGACAACGCCGGCTGCTGGGCGATCACGAAGAGGCCGAGTACGACTGA